The DNA region GTTTGTGATTTTGTCCTCTGCTACAATTAGTATATCTATTTCTGCGGTGCGCCAACGTTCTAGAAAGTTCGGTAAAGTAATTGATTTCACAGGAGGACTTTTTGGACTAAGATTATGATAACGTGAACTATGGGATGTACTTAAACACTAGTTCATCGGTATGAATTTCGATAAAACTgttgaagaaaattcaatttaatgGCGTCATCTTATAGACGTATCTACTTGCTGAGGTAGGTTTGGCGCAAgctcaaatttcaaaatgtttccatGTCGTTCACTCTAGCATAGACACCGCTTATGCCTTTGTTGTTACTTTCATTTCTGTGCGTTTTAGTGAGTAGCTATAGCCCCGGAAAGTAAACCAGTTGACTCCTTTAGTAAAAGGGGCTTCGGGACCACTGAGGTACAATCCGTTCAGATTGGACGCATTGAAGTTgttgtaccaccaggctccctTACAGCGTTCGGCGCAGTTGGACACGTGATGGTCATGATCATCGTCTTGGTCTTTAGTTGAAAACTTCATATTgctgaaataaagtaaaatttaatatGAGTTTGTTTATATCATGTTTAAACGTGTGGAAGATGGTTactgttaaaaaagaaacttagtCTACATATACAAATTACTTTAATAAATTGCATAAAGACAGTAGAGATCGGGAAGACAGACAGGCCGACAAAGTAAGATCTAAGAGTTAAGTGTATTCAACCAAGGAATGGGTTTTTTTCCACATTCACCGATACATAATCAGGAGAATGCACATTTATTACGTAACCTCTCATCTCAGCTATCAGTATTTTAAAGGCTTGTTTGATCGCTGCTACCAGACATTACCTTCAAAGTATCGCCAAAAAGTATTGTCTATCATTCCAAGTTGATCAGCATAGTTTCTTTCAGGCTCAGGAAAGTCTCCTTTGTTTTTCAGTATATTGCATTTTTAAAATCAGCATATGGAGGTTGCAATGGGTTTTTGGTCGCACGAGATCTGGACGCGAGCATGGCACGAACTTCAAAGGcgtcaaaatgaataaaatatggTGACTCGATACGATGGCACAATTGTTGTCAAAAAAAGTGTATAAACAATGGAAAACGATAGAGTTTTTTAAataactattatttttttaataaaacagtGTTAAGAACATAAAGTTCATATCAAATATTTGtacataaatgaaaaattagagATTATCAGCCAAACAGTTTCAATGACATTgaatttttccagttttaaaagATCAGGcaatatcattatcataattCAGCAAAGAATGAACACATTTCAATaaggaaaagtaaaaatattggGCTATTTAGGCCATCAATTGGAATACCAATTATATTTATCGTTAACCGAGCTGGGAAAGGAAATgggaaaggaaaactttgatACAATTAGGTTAAGTAGGTTTCCTTTTGAAGCTTTCGGtctattttatttataaatactCTTGGGAGCCACTTTAaattgttaacttttatttcaacttttcaatAAACTTATTCGTTCAATCTGGTCAAAAGTTCTATAATTCGCTAAAAAAAAGTTCTATCGCTTTTTTTTCCACCGtgtataattaaatttttgtacAGAACGCGTTAATGCTCATGCTATTTTGTTGAAGATGCGGTTTCTCTCATGATTATAGGCGTTGCAAccaaacgaaaaacgaaattcAAACTGAACTTGGAAATTTAGGGTTTCTTACTGCAATGGCTGTGGGATTGCAGCCATAGAGTCACCAGCCGTGCCTCTGTATCCTCCAATCGAAAGCTGGTATTTAGCAGTCTCGTCTGCCACCTTAGAAGTCGCGTACTCAGCGTAAGCGACGTTGCCTTCAAAGCCTTTCAGATCAACTCTCAGCATGACGTCATCAGCGGCAGTCACAGgaggtttaaatttttaacgGCAGTCACAGGACTGATAGTAGCGTCACCAACGACCAACCCCTTGATGTCAACTTTAGCGAGCTGTTGTCTCGTTCCGATTTGTATAAATTCTATCTTACTATCATTTACTTTAAGCTTGTCTTTAATCATCCAACATCTGATGTCGCTGTTACAGCGTTCCATAGCGTCCACTGCGTTGCTTTGAGAAGATATAGTGTCGGGCCTAAAAGATAAATACAATTGAGTGTCATCTGCATAGGAGTGTGTCCGAGGAAGATGACCTTTAATGATGTCAAAGAGCTTGCTCGCATACATTGTGAATAACAGCGGACCGAGgtatgaaacagaaaataacgTTAAGAATAAATTAAGAGACAACAAGTAAGCTATCTCGTGGTATGCCCAGAATACCAATAGATATTTCGTTTTAAAAATGGTAGCTAAGTTCATTATTAATTGGTCAAAATTTCCAGTTAAGTGGCGAAAATTTCCCTATATCAATGAATACGAAACTCTTGGTAGGTTTAAAATATTAGCAATATCGTCAAAAATCACTAAAATTCTTGTTGTACAATTCGCATAACTACGATGTTAAAAATGTGACACAACGCCTAACCTAGATCATCCGTTTTTCCAGGCATTATTCCAACACTATAAACTACTACATTTGCCGTATATTGCAAACGTGAAGCAACCAAAGACGTGTAACCAAGTCATCTGGATCTTTAACACCATCAGAGTCATTCAGCTCACACACGTGATCACCAACCTTGGCTAGACCAAAGTTTTTTTGATTCACACGTGACTTCAATGAAACATTGAACTTCACAAATCTCTGCTGTATTTGCTCGCGGTGTGCTGATCACGTGATTTAGGAGACCCTTGTTTACAACTAGCTTTTCAAACTCCTTTGTTACGCATGGAGCTATTTAAAATTCACAACACCAAATAAGCAGTAAATTGGAGATAGactaaactttaaaaaaataacattatcaaTTATTAATCACTAAGAATTATGCAAAATTTTGCCAAACTCTCATAAGGTTTCTtcataaataaaaacacttcTTACGCTTTGACTCGACAGCGAGCTCCTCAGCAAGACAAAAAGGCTGACAAGCCCACTTTGTAGTACTTTACTCTGGTATACCGACTTTATGAagcaatataaaaataaattaaataaaacaagatcTGCGCATGATGTGGGTAGTCAAACACGAAACGACAAACTTAACtacctatttatttatttatttatttatttatttttcatttagatAAAAGATGTTATCAGAGATTAGAGCtagatgtaaaactaaaaatgTGTGACGATAAAACTGTAGAAATCTTATCACTGATTTGCAAACAGCTGCCATCTCTCATATGGAACTCGAAAACCAAAACCTCAACTTATTTTTTGATCAATAATACGTTATCGTAGAACTTGTGGCTCAATGGATATAAGTACTGTACTCGCACGTGTATAGGCCGCACTCATGTATAAGCTGCACCCCGACTTTTGATCATATTTTCTcgatgaaaaataatttcacgTTTTCTCGAAAGGGCAAAAGGCCTGGCGAGTGACGCATACCGCTAAGATAAATTTGTTTATATCACAAAGTTCATCAGGATAAATAATCTAACATAGCATGCCATCGATCAAACAAACATTGCAAATGCAAACAACAATGGCTAGTCATATCTTCAAAACGGTCTTAAcgttaaaaaaaaggtgaaagaaaagATACCTGGATAATTTTGGCTAGATTTATATTCCAAGTACactaacattttgttttatttcctcgGTAATGATCGCGTGACGTTGCGTACGTGATCGGGGGTCACGAGCAAACATAGCTTAGCGGTCTTGCCTCTTGATGGAAGAGGGAAACTGGGATAAAGATTTAAGTTATTCTGTGTACCACCattttgcacaaaatttatttggaaaaaaattgcggCTTATTGACGTGCGGTAGTTgcgaaggaaaataaaataaaatcagatATCTCCTACCTATATGAGAGAGGCCATTCCATAAAATCCTCACTCAAACCATGAGAAGAAACGTTAACTTTAAACGATTCATGGGATCTAAGAGCAATTACAAGAAACTAAAGAATACATTTCCTTTGCGGCTCTACAAGATCAGTGATGATTACGTTAATGTCGCAAGACTTTATTTTGATGCATAAGTGACTAGCGGTtacacaaacattttaaagatctCAGGGGATGTATAATCCCTTAAAGAGCGAGTTAATCACGAGACAGGCCTAGGCTAGTAGGGATGAAACTATAGTCGCTTAAGTATAGTTTCTCAAATGTTATTCATTTGCAAGTAGTTCTCAAAGTAGGATTTATTTAATAAGGATGTAGCAGTTGGCTTTAATGTGCTTCTTTCCGTTGTCTGATTTGAAAGGGTCTGCCTCATTTCCACATGAATTGGTAACATCCACTCCGCCTCTAGTGCCACCCATGCCAATTCCAATCCTTGAGTCGCAGGAATTGCAATGTTTTTCGTTGTTGCTGATGATCCCAATTCTAGTAGAAGCCGAGTGTTCTCTTGCAGTCGGACACTTCACATTGAAACCTTCCTTGTTGCATTCCAGCTGAAGAGAGGATTCATCTATAAGCGATTTCCACTTATCTCGACCAAGGCTTGTCGGTTTGTAGTTGTTGTCTGCGACCAATGAATGCAATGAGTTTGCTTGCTTGTTGATAACTAGCCATTCTGTTACATTGCCGACCCTCATTCCCAGGCAAATTTGAGTGAAGTTATTACTCCAGTAGCTCGGCATCTTTGTTTCCTCATTGTCAAATCCAGTGGTGCCCGAAATTTCACCAAACGTGTTTTTGTTGCTCCAGTATTTTGAATGGTACGAGAAAGTATCCTTGGgaagaaacacaaaataatgTATAGACCTCATAACTCCGTGATTTAAGgccaattttttacttttatttttttttgtttttttgtttttgttatttttttatttctttctaaaAAAGAACAAGAGGATCTTTGATGAAATGTGAACACTCTTACCAGTGGGCGACTTAAGAAGGATGGACAAACAATTATCTTTGTAACAGAAAATTGTCGAAATATCTCGCTAAAACCTCAAAAAAAGGTCATTTTTCGTTCCAGAAGATGATCATAACAACATCGTCAATCATGTCACGACGTATGAAatgggaagaaaaataaatagaaactaaTTCTTCTACCAACCTCGTTGCCATCAATCTTCATCACTAGCGTCCATCCTCCTCCCCCACAGCCAGGAATAACATCCATATGACAATAGGTGTGAGCTACCCCTCCCTTCTCTGTTTTGAGATAGTAAGCACCACTTCTAGATTCACTGAAATGAAACatatttatgtttttcattgtATTCCAAGGATTTCATGGAGCTTAACTCAACTTGGACACAAATCATGAATATGATCGTATGTACAATGTTCTTTTCCGCTTCCCGCATGGCCTTGATTGTCGTGTTGCACGATTACTATCAGTTTTTCCAAACCCTTTATTCGTTGTTTTAACTACtctattaaaaaatttgaataaactcACGGTCTGTTTAATAGGACATCTTCACATGAAATGGCTGGATTCTCTGGATCATAACCTTTAGAAGCTGCCTCAGCTTAGGGAGCAATATTTTAGATATAGAAATATTAATACTTTTGTACATAAGATGACCTCCTggactttcttttgttttatttcttctttatatCTTAAATGATGGCACATCGCTGAAACGCGGTTATAGAATATCCTTAAATTCATAGATGCTTAAAGAAAACATGCACCGTAGCCTTTAGTATATGTGTGTCCAAAGGCAAAAACTCGAACTTATCTTGGTAATGACCGATGGCATTGAACGGAAAAAAAGATGAGCTTCTACTGCTAAACCTTCTTATACCTGTGTACAAGTTAATTCTTTGGGTATTATATATTCCTTCTCCAACCCGTGATTGATCAGGAGTgttcattaatttaaaaatgctATAAAGCTCTTCGAAAAAGCTCTCTTTGAAAACCGAAGAAGGAAGTGATAACAGGATTATGTGATCGGCAATGCCAAACTTATTACACTCATTCACCTGATTCACACTTGTCTCCAGTAAATCCCGGTGAACAAACGCAGAGATAGGTTTCGTGTTCAAAATCTGAATAACATCGTGAGTTTGGAGGACACTGAGCGGTACCACATGGATTCTTTGAtcaaatgcaaaagaaaataatgcgTAAATTTAACATAAAGAGCcaacttgttttgatttttcgtAAGATATTCAGAAGACAAAGAGATCTTTACATGAATAAAGGTATTGATTACTTTAAGTCTCTATCTGAATGtcgaaaattttccaaatatcaTCGTTCACGCAACCCTTGGCaggttaaactttttttagcaatttctcTCAGAGCTACTAAATTTACATacacaattttatttaaacaacGTCTAACCTCGCCACGCGCTTTAATATGACCGTAAGTCACTGTCTTTTACCTCGTTATCGTGCTGTAAGATCACATGAGATAGCAAGTGCATGCGCCAACTCAGTGCGAGCTCACGCCTTCTTGGTCCAAGTACGTTTCTGATCTTGGGACAAAACGCTGCATTATTTGCTGAAAATGGGCGACAATCCACCTCTGACCCCTCCTAAAGAGGTCAGGGGTAGAGAAAAATCTTCTAAGGAGGATCCCAGCATTGATAAGGTGCGTAAATCAGCTGGAAAACCAGCCTCACAAAAAGGCGGGAAAAGGCCTTCAACTGCTCAAGCACTCACAAGGACTCGGCGAACGAAGGAAGTTGTGCTGTTTCCCTAAACTCTTGGTTCTGTTATTGCTGAAGCCCTCAAGGGTTCATTTGAAGGCCTGAAGGATTCAATGAACGCCGGTTTCAATGACGTGAACAATTTGATTGTATCACCTTCAGGCAGCAATAGTGACGAAGACTCGACCGATAATTATGATTCGTGTGTGTCCAAGAACGACGATGAATCACTTGTCGAAGAAGAGCCACCAGCTAAGAAAAAGAGGCTGAACGAACAAGGAAAGAACAGCAATCTCCTGATTACTAATCCAAACAAAACCCTTCAGCTCACCGAAAATGTAGGTCCCGCTATCGATGGGGAACTTGCATCACTTGTGGATAAAATTATCAGGGAGAAAGCTGATGAAGATAAAATAATGGAGTTAAAGAAACAACACGAAACTCCCGAAAATTGCGCCTCCTTGTCGAAGAGAAAGGTCAATCAAGGTGTCTGGAGCAAATTAGATGAGTCAGCTCGGTCAACTGACTTAAAATTCCAAAAGGTTTAGAAAAGTCTGATTAAAAGAATAATAACAGTCGTCTTAGAGGTGAACAAGCTGATGGACAACTCAGAAATTTAGAAAGAAGATACTGTTAGTGCCTTAATGGATGGGGTGCTCCTCTTAGCAAATGCTAACCAGGAGTTAAGCTATCGACGGAGAGAGTTGATGAGACCACAACTCAATACAAATTATAGACATCTTTGCAGCCCATCAAATCCAGTGACAGCTGAATTGTTTGGAGATGATCTGAAGGCTGTTAAGGACATCACAGACACAAACAAGCTCAAGTGGTCCGGGTTCGATCCCTGGCCGGGATCATTGTGTTGtattcttaggcaagacactttactctcacagtgctcctcttcacccaggtgtacaaatgggtagcagcaaatatgctggggtaaccctgcgatggacttgtaccccatccaggggggagtagcaatactcctaggcgcttcatgctaaggaaaccggaCTTAAGCGCCGGCCCCATGCTCCACTTGGGCATGTATAAAggcttttttaactttttcacaaTTCCGATGACAAGCAGTCAAAGAATTTAAACTTCCAGAGACCCCTCCACCTCAGAAGGAAGCAGAAGGGGAAGAAGAATAACTGCTAAGCTCAAACCTTAAACAGGTTAGTctaacaacaaataaatttgCTGGTAGGCTGAGGCATTTTGTTCAACATGGATGAGTACCACAACAGACCAAAATATACTGAACATGGTACAGAACTGCCACCAAGAGATTGAAAATCCAACTCAACTAAGGCCGAGGCCTGAAATTCAGTTGATTATAAAgaggaagaaataaagaagctgTTAAAACCAGGGTACTCTTCCTTAAGACAGAAAGGTCACTTGGGTACATAGATGATTCTTACCTCCAGGGTAGAGATACCAACGAGTGCCTGCTTAATATCTCTGATACACAGACATTATTTTCAAGCTTGAGGTGTGTGATTAACGTGCAGAAATCATCTGTCATGAGAGCGCAGCGAATTACATTTTTAGGTTTTGTCCTTGACTCTGTGTTAATGACAATTACCCTCACTGATGACAAAAGAGCCAAAGTGAAAGCTAACTTTACAGCAAGGCAACATAAATATAAAATCACTATCAATGAGCTACCCCAATTAGTTGGCACACTTGTCTCTAGCTTACTTGGGGTACAGTTTGGGAAATTTCATATAGGAAGTTAGAAATAGAAGATAACGTAGCCCTCAAAGAGCAGTGCCTTAAGGGTAACTATGAGGCTCTCATATCTCTCTTCCTAAGCGTAAAAGAAGATCTTGCTTGGTGGAATGAAAATGTGGACAAGGCTTTTAATCCAATATCACATGGAAATCCTGTCATTGAGACTAGAACTGATGCGTCGAAAAAGGGTTGGGGCGCGTACTTTGATGGTGATATCACCCAAGGCTCGTAGTCTGGTACAGAAAGCCAATTGCACATCAATGAGTTAGAATTGAAGGCAGTCCATATCGCCTTGCAAGTATTTGGTGAAAGGCTAAATAATAAGCATGTCAAAATACTTTGCGATAACTCAACAGCTGTAACATAGATTAATGCCTTAGTGTGGTGGTGCCTTAAGTCACTCACATCAAGCCTTCTAAGACTGAGCTGGCGCATGTACTTGCTATCTCATGTAACCTTCCAGCACTTTATAACTATAACTTTAATTTTACCATTAACAAGGTTTCACAACTTCAAGTACGCAGCGACAAAATACAGCGTTCGGGAAATTTTCTTGATGTAAAATCAGAATGTTAGCTAATACATGCTATTTTCCATCGCTGTGAAGAGGTTTTTCCGAGCTTTGCGACTTTTGAGCCAACATTTCGTTGgccaaaattgaaaaaattcatctttatcAAAAAGCAATTTGTCAAGTTTCATGTTATGCTTTTCACCACATTCCCTCCCCATGATACCTTTGTTGCGCGGTAAAGGAAGTCCTGCCGTGCCCTCAAGTCATCTGGATCTCTAACATCATCAGAATCACTTAGCTCACACAAGTAGTCACCATCCTCATTCGGACCAAAGTTGTATGATTCACATttgatttcaatgaaacaatGTATTTCACAAATCTTTGCTGTCTTTGCTCTCGGTGTGCTGATCACGTGATTTAGGAGAGCCTTGTTTGCAACTGGCTCTTCAAACTCCTTTGTTATGCATGGAACTATTTAAAATTCACAAGACCGAATAACTATCAATTATTGATTTCTGAGAATCGCAAATAATTTCGGGTTTCTTGTATGGAGTCTTTACAAATAGAAACGTTTCGATTTTAGTTGACAGCGAGACAATAACGATTAAAAGTCCACATTGCAATAAGGGACATTTGGCGCACCGACTTTATGAGCCATACTATTATATGGCTTCTTCATAAATAACACAAAAGTTTCGCAATCACTTGACGGCGCGCTCCACTGCGAGAAAGGAAGGCTTAATGTAAAAAGGCTGGTGCACCGATTTTCAAATCCAGTCATTCAACCATAATTTGACAAAAACCGATTagaaagggaaaggaaaatgaagatatttttttatttgagcgAAGGGCCTTGCTTTCgaaactttttgttattttttaatgaaagtaaTCGTTAACATCAGAGATTAGATTGAGATGTTAGAGTCATATTAGGTGACGAAAAACAGTATGATTGTTAAAAATAGATTGATAATCTTTTGCAAACAGTTGCCATCATTTAAGTGGAGCTAAAAGTTTAAAACCTGCTCTTATCTTTGAATAAGTAGGAAATTATCGTCGACTTAACTCGATCCATGAAAATAACAAGTTGGgcggaaaaataaaatcataatcCTCCTACCTACATCTGCGAGGCCACTCCATGAAAGCCTCTCCAAAGCCACGAAAAGGAACATGGTGCATAGCTGAAAACAATTCATGTAATCTAGGATGAGCTGCAAGAGCTGAAGGAAACCTTCCTTTGAAGCCCTACAGGTTCAATGATTATTCTGTTTTTGCCAAAAGGCCGGCTCTATTGTAATGCATTACCAACCAATTTTGTCTGTGCTTTGAGTGGCGGGTTAATTAACCGCTATAGAATGTTTAGGATAAtgaaaaattctcttttgtAGTTTCAAGCACATTTAtgctaataaattattaatgaCCTCCTCGCCTCATTGGTGAGCTATACTCCACACCAGGTGCCACCTGAGCAAGGGAATCTAAATCGATGCACCGGACAGTTAGCACTAAAGTAGGCCCCACGCACTTGCCGGGGTGGAGAGGTAAGCCCAAACGATAACAAACCAATAGCGCAGTACTAAGGTTCTGTGCACACTGAGGGGagtagggggaggggagggggggggggcagccGTTATGAAATCGTCTAAGTAATGAAGCAAACTGGGGACCTTACCTTACAATTGTTAACTAATATCCATTTCACTAACATAATTAAACACAATTAAAGATATAGTGGGCTGAAAGGAGAACGAATGGAAAGGCTAAATCAACGTAAAACTTGCTGCACCATTTCATACTCAGGATTAAGCGGTATGAGGGGTTAAAACGCAATGTTCCGATGGCAGCTTCGACGTCGAGTTTTCACATCAGTGCTCCTTCACCAAACTGTGATACCATGCGAAAAACTTGATCTACTGTCATGTAAGCAGTGTAAACTCATCAGAGTTAATACCGTCATTCACGCTGGCCCCTCCGGGAGAGCAGAGATCCACAATGAGAAGCCACTTTCCCGGTTGACCCATATTCCAAATCACCCCAAAACTGCTAACctgaagaagaggaaaaggaggCAAGGCAAAAGGGCCAGCAACCCTCCCAAAGGACACTTAAGGCGCCAAGTACTCATCAACTACTAAGGGGTGCTCATAAGCTGATGTTTTGTTCCTTTGGGAGGCTTGAGAGATTATAAATGAGTACTAATGGAACACCAAAGCGAAGCCCATTCAAAA from Pocillopora verrucosa isolate sample1 chromosome 1, ASM3666991v2, whole genome shotgun sequence includes:
- the LOC131800139 gene encoding uncharacterized skeletal organic matrix protein 5-like, with the protein product MQRFVPRSETYLDQEGNPCGTAQCPPNSRCYSDFEHETYLCVCSPGFTGDKCESAEAASKGYDPENPAISCEDVLLNRPESRSGAYYLKTEKGGVAHTYCHMDVIPGCGGGGWTLVMKIDGNEDTFSYHSKYWSNKNTFGEISGTTGFDNEETKMPSYWSNNFTQICLGMRVGNVTEWLVINKQANSLHSLVADNNYKPTSLGRDKWKSLIDESSLQLECNKEGFNVKCPTAREHSASTRIGIISNNEKHCNSCDSRIGIGMGGTRGGVDVTNSCGNEADPFKSDNGKKHIKANCYILIK